Within the Eucalyptus grandis isolate ANBG69807.140 chromosome 1, ASM1654582v1, whole genome shotgun sequence genome, the region GGATGGAGAATCACGATGTACACAGTGAAGTTGATTTGAGTTCTTAAAAGCTTTCGATGTACAGTGAAAAAAAGTAGCCAGATGATAAAGGGCAGTGTTGTCATTTACACATGTATCTAGCTCTCGTAGAGAATGTATAGAATAATTTGTTGATTATATCATGCTGGTAACCCATTCATGATAATCTCGATCACAATGCTTGCTTGAAGAGTAAAATCCTTGCAATCATTTGAAACTGAGTTCTAGCTCCTCGAAGCATAGTATAATATCACTTCATCAAACTGCAAAGCTAATTTCCATTGGTGCAGCTAGGCAATTTTGTTTCCATTCACACACCTTTCAGGCTTTTGGAATGCCGCTTTTTCCAATGTAAGGACTATGATCGGAAAAATCTAGCCTGCTGCATTGTGGAGGAGTGTGGACTCCTAAGTATCAAACTGAGTTTCTATAAGCAGCCACGGATCAGCCACCATTGGATTACAGCACGTCGTCCTGAAACAAGTTGCTAAGGATTACACTCATGTAACAGTTATTGGAGTCGAATGAACTCAAAAAACAATCTTGTCTTATAGATACGTGATTGATGTGTTGGATCTTACCAATGCATGACGTGTCATTGTGTGATTCCGGAATTGCAGCTTTAGAGGGACACAGCGTTTGCAGCTCGTGCAGAATGAGATAGAGCAGAACGCGTTGTCCGATGGACAATCCTCAGTCCACTGTAGCGTACCTCTTGCTTTCTCGATTCTGGCGGTGGATCCTTCCGAGCAGTAATATCAAACGCCCAATCTCAAAGGTTCTAAGCCCGTCCTTCAACCGTATATTCCGACTCGATCTTCTTTTGCTGGAATACCCTGCGATGATCGAAAATCCTCAAGTTTCTGGTTCTGTGGTGTCTCCTCAGAAAGATGTTGATGGTAGACCAACGGCCATGCCTGCATATTCCGTAGCGGAAATGGAAACTCTCGCTGCTTACTCTGCCCTTTTAGCTTGGCTTGGAAGATAAGCAATTCTGTCTTTTCCATAAGGGATAGCGACAGGGGTGGGGGCAAAAACATCATGGGACGCAACAGCGACGGGGGACGTGAAAGATATTGAACTTAGATACTCCTAGGAGGTTTAGCATATTCTGTTGTTTGGTACGTGAACCACTGAAAcggcattttttaattttctgtttcGTTTCTCTAGACATTCAGTTGGCAAAGAGGAGAGAGCGGAGACACCCTGCTTTTCTTCTGTCTCCGACGGCTCAATGACCGTGTTATTGTCGGCGGCTCCCTTGGCAATCCTTTTCCTCACGTTTCTGCTTCTGAGGCCGCACTCGATATGGCCGGCGACAGTCGGATCTGATCCCCAAGTTTCCCTTCCAGCGAGGCCAGGGTATCCATTCAAGATCGCTCTGTTCGCCGATTTGCACTTCGGAGAGAATGCGTGGACCGACTGGGGGCCCCGCCAGGACGTGAGCTCCGTGAATGTTATGTCCACCGTGCTTGACGATGAAACTCCTGGTGAATTGCTTGTTTGaattgtgttcattttcttctaGTGTGCGTTTCGCTTCATGCTCCGCTAGCGCCAGTGAATTGGCGGGTGTATTGGACCCGCCTAGATCCCAGAAATTGCAAGAATAGACTGTTGTACTTGTGCCTTCAAAACGTGAGTGTGCTGTGGTGGGTGAGCTCGAATTAGTAGACTTCAGGTGGTAAGGAGATCAAATATTGCAGAAGAGGGCATTATTGGGTGAATTGCGAATGACCTGTGGTTTATGCGCGTCCACGGTGATCTGGACTGGAGTTGGAGACGATGGAGAGAGGGGGAAATAGTTTTTCACCTTTTGAAAAAACAAGGACTCTGCTAGCAATTCATAGGCCTTAAGGTCTTCCGATTTTGGCTGATGCTGCTGCTGTTTCTGTGAATCAGCTTCGACCCTGCGAATTTTAGTGTAGGGCTTTACTTTGTGCATTTTGAGACATGCTAGCTTCTTTGCCCAGGAAGCTCTCTGAAAGAGGGACCTGTCGTTCGTCTGATCCACATTGTATTGCATTGCAGATTTTGTTGTGTATCTTGGAGATGTCATAACGGCGAATAACATTCCAATAGCAAATGCAAGCTTGTACTGGGATCAAGCTCTCTCTCCAACAATATCAAGGGGCATTCCCTTCGCTAGTGTCTTTGGAAACCATGACGATGCCCCATTCGAGTGGCCATTGGAGTGGTTTTCAGCCCCAGGCATTCCTCCGGTTCACTGCCCTGTTGCAAATTCATCATTTTCAGGTAAACATTAAGCTTTGCCTACTTAAGTTAAAATTTGACAATGCTCACATTTAAGCTGCAAATGTTTCTACGAGCTGGAACACAAGATCAAGTACTAGGATATCTTCACACAGATGTGATTGTCAGTTTGATGGAGTCATTGTTAGACTTGTATCTGACATGAACAAAAGAATCGGAAGGAAATGCTAATTAGTAAATAATTGATCAACGAAGTTGCACTGTCCCTAGACTCTTGGAGTCGAATTAGCTCGAAAAAAGATCTTGTCTTACAGATACGTGATTTATGCATTGGATCTTATCTATTCATCATGATTTGTCAATGTGTGATTAGGAGATTGCAGCTTCAGAGGAATACAGCGTTTGGAGCTCATGAAGAATGAGATAGAGCAGAATGCGCAGTCCTTCTCTAGTAAGGGTCCAGTAGACCTTTGGCCAAGCATATCCAATTACGTTCTTCCGATCTCGCCAACGAATAATTCTCGGTCCCCTGTAGCATACCTTTACTTTCTCGATTCTGGCGGTGGATCCTATCCAGAAGTAATATCAAACGCCCAATCTGAATGGTTCAAAACCCGATCTCTAGAGATCAACCCAGATTCAAGGTACAAAGAAATAACAGCACAACTTTTATCCATTTTGCATGCACCTATAACTATCACTGATAAACTGAACTTATCCATTTCCTTTGCCCTGTTTTCCAGGAAGAAGCAATCATAAACACTGATAATCATGTTTCTGTTACAATGAcaccttttttccctttttcttgataaaaagTTGGAGGGGCTATATAATGAGAGATCAATTTGATGTTGGTTAGAATATCTATAAACTCTTTCTCCAGTTTTCTTGTGAAGAACAATTTTATCGTACGGCGCAGGGTACCAGAGTTGATATTTTGGCACATACCTAGTAAAGCTTATGAAAAGGTGGCTCCAAGCAGTGGTGTACCTAAGCCTTGTGTGGGTTCAATCAACAAGGAGACAGTTGCTTCTCAAAAAGCTGAGACAGGGATCATGGACATTCTTGCGAACCGGACTTCTGTCAAGGTACTAATGCCACAAATTGGTTTGTCCATTGATACTTTGACGATCATCTGGTGAGCTGCTTTTATCATCTGGGATTTTAGCTTTGTCAACATGCAAGTATCATCTCTAAGCTAGACAGGCATTGAAACGAAAAAGCGGCACCACTAAATGCTTCCACCACTTTCAAAGACTATCATGGTTTCTTCTTTAGCTCTTTCCCCCGGTCGGCACAACCTTGCTCCACGTATAAATGCATGTGGCTATATGCAAGATACTCCGGTTTGGTCTTGAGTGCtttcttgaaaaggaaaagaaataaggaaTCTTGCTTGTCAAACTtctttctcataaaaaattgcCACTGGAAGCATATGCCACAAGTTTCTTGCAATAAGTTTTGAGATATTGGTATCACAGTATTTCGGTATGatcaaaattgtaattttttgtcATAATGGCAGGCAGTATTTGTTGGACACAACCATGGACTGGACTGGTGCTGCCCCGACAACAAGCTGTGGCTATGCTATGCCAGACATACTGGGTACGGTGGCTATGGCACTTGGGCTAGAGGCGCGAGAATTATTGAGATAAATCAACACCCTTTCTCTATCAAGTCTTGGATAAGGATGGAGAATCACGATGTACACAGTCAAGTTGATTTGAGTTCTTAAAAGCGTTTGATGTCCAGTGAAGAAAAGAAGGCCACATGATAAAGGACAGTGTTCTCATGGACAAATGTATCTAGCTCTTATAGAGAATGCATCGAATTATAAATAGTTGATTATATTGTGCTGATTACCCATTCATGATAATCTTGATCACAATACCCAACCCATTTCAATGCCTGAAGAGTAAAATCCTTGCAATCATTTGTAACTGAGTTCTATCTCCTCCATGCATAGTATAATATCAATTCATCAAACCGCATAATTAGTTTCCATCAGTGTAACTAGGCAAATTTTGTTTCCATTCGCACACCCTACGAGCTTTTAGAACAATGCCTTTTTCTAATAGAAGGACGGTGGTAAGAAAAATCTAGCCCAGTACACTGTGATGTGTGGACTCTTAATATCAAACTGAGTTGCTATGCAGCCCCAGATCAACTACTATTCTTAGTCTTGTAATAGCCTGTCGACTCGAAACAAGACGCTAAGCATTATACCCGCGTGACAGTTATCACATTACATTTTTTGGGGTTGGAATCCTTCAATATAGAAGCTTATAATTATGAACATTCATCCATTAAATAATAGTTGAATATGTGTTGTAAAAATGGATTCTAAGTTTGAGGATGAGTTTCGCTTATCCTTTTAACTCTAGGAAAGCGATGGAGTTTATCTACTAACTGTTACAGTAATTACATGaactaattcaaaatattttgaattttgaattaatcCGTTACAGTAATAACTAAATAAGAAAAGCATTATCTAAttcaaaatctttgaatttgaaCGAGTCATACGTTTTTATCCTTAACATGTATGATGGGTATCTGTGGATAAACTTCCTTAACTAAATACTCAATGGAGCACTCTGTCATATGcattagaggaagaaattataTGAAAACTTTTGTTATTGTGATTGccatttcctcttctttcctgTTTTTGCATGATGCGCAGTGCAGCGACTCTCTTATTTTAACATCACTAAGCTCAAGATAGGTGTGCCCTTAGTCCTTAATACAAGTAGGTGTGCACCCGTTAGTTGAAATTAATGGGGTATTTTGGCTGTCTATTGGGGAAAAAGAGGCCCCGTTGTTTCTCATACAAGTCGGACGTGTTTCTCACGTCCACTGATCAAGACTTCCATCGTCTGCCAGGTCAAGCACACAGTCCCAATGAAAACATCTTCAGCTGCAGTCAAACGAGATGTTGAAGTGTTCTCCATCTATCAAGTCGAATGGAAATTTCCACTCGAGCGACTTAGACTATTCAAAGACCCCACGAGTTCCGCTGCTGAGTGGAACTCCAAGCTATCGTGGCATTAAAGTCTCTTGGACTTTGCAAAATTGGTGGACGCTAGTGCTAGGAATGAGGACATTATTCCACCACTGGAAAAATAAACACGACACTGATAATGACGCTGATCAAGAAATCATGTTTCCCTTTCGGGACACGGCGAGCCTTCAGCTTTGCGCATACTTACACAGTAGTTAGGCGACGGTAACCAGCTCCATTTTTACAATTGCATGTGAAAACGGAATTCCATAATGGACGTGAGACTCTCTGAATAATGCTTGGAGAGGTTGCTAACGTCAATCGCCAATTCTCCCCCTCTTGACGCATAAATATACACGCGCCAAAAAGGGAACTCTTTGTAGGCTTCTTGTACTCGAGGTGTTTGGTATGGTAAATTTTCTTATAAACTGTTAAAATGTGAATATACATTCATTTAGAGAATCTCAATTTTATAAAGCCATCTAACTCCTAACATTTTAAAATGGTATTAGACTTTTGGAAGGGGTTTTCCATTTTGAACGGGGTGTATTTAATAGATTCTAAGCTTTTCCTTTTAACTAAGAGAATTTATCTTCATGGATAGATCTCGTCAAACAACCTATTCGACCATTGGCCCACTCCATTGATTCCCTCGTCTTTTCCACTACTTGAATTCGAGGCATTAAATTATATAGCAAGAACAATTCCACGTAATACATTAATTCGCATAGGATTAGATACAAGAGAATGTAAAATATAGGGTTTTTACTATATCATATCCATTGCTTGATGAATCATAgtaataaatttgaatatattcacattatacCATGtacattatttgatataaatgatATATCGgtgtaaatgaacctaaaagttGAATAAAGTGGTAAAATCTTTCAAGACACTATTGCctacattatttttattttttatttattttttcctctcttttttaattactttttttttgggtttattttcccccatcattctctaataaaattttattaaataataaactgtactaatatacctaaaatatgtaatgaacataaatatacatttatatttatatattgaatttatattataagatagaattacattcaaatatataaatgcaaaattGTAGTtacttttgttattttgaatttcttatattagaattcaaatattatttatattgaaatatagttttaattttatgaatttaagaaatttgtcattcgagaaaaattaattcttatTATAGATAATTAAAAATCCTATCTATGTTTGTCTCACCTCtgcatgaaataattttatttaggcTATATTTCTCTTATATTTGACTTCAACTTGTTTTGAGTAGACACCAATTCCAGGATAGACTAAATCTTGTCGTGAATTTTATTCTTACTGCATACACAGCCTAAGTAGGTTGAGTCCATTGTCTCTCCGCAAATGAAGCAATTGTCACACGCCTTTGTTATCTCCGTCTTCTGAGCATCGTTCATCTACCCATCTACAAAGCTCAATTAAAATTCGCAAAATGCCATTAGAGTACTGTTGGGAAGGAAAAAAACCGACCTTTTCGGCTTGGTAACTCAAAGCTCGAGGCGTCCAGTGAAGGGTCGTTCACTTGTGATCCTAATGACCCTCCCACCTTATAAACTTGACAATTTCTTCTGTTTATTCAAAGACTCCATTGCAGGCGTTAAGAACCAACTAAAGCTTAAGCGCATGACTAAGACTGCGACTGCGACTCTGAATATGTGCGAGTCATTGTGAACCCAAGAGGAGTTGCATGTTAGCTCGCAAAGCTGAAACGAGAAACTGGGGAGCTGGAGTCATGCAGATCAACTAATAAACTGAACTTCTCTATTTCGTTTGCCTTGTTTTCCAGGAAGAAGCAATCACAAACACTGATAatcatgttctttttccttttttcttgataaaaacTCGGAGGAACTATATAATGAGAAAGCAATTCAATGTTGGTTAGAATATCTGTACTCTTTCTCCAGTTTTCTTTTGAAGTTGAAACGAGAAACTGGTGAGCTGGAGTCATGCAGATCGACAGATATTTCTTTTGCCCTATTTTCCAGGAAGAAGCAATCACAACACTGATAatcatgttctttttccttcttttttttttttggtaaaaacttGGAGGAACTATATAATGAGAAAGCAATTCAATGCTGGTCACCTATTCATGATAATCTCGGTCACAACACCAAACCCATCGCGACGCCTAAAGAGTAAAATCCTTGCAATCATTCATAACTAAGTTCTAGCTCCTCAAAGTATAGCATAATATGAATTCATCAAACCGCAGATTGATTTCCATCAGTGTAGCTAGGCAATTTTGTTTCCATTCATACACCTACAAGCTTTTGGAACGGCGCCTTTTCCAATGTAAGGACGGCAAATCTAGCCTGCTGCACTGTGGTGGTGTGGACGCCTAATTATCAAATTGAGTTTCTAAGCAGTCATAGATCAGCCACTATTCTTAGTCTTGTAATAGAAGGTCGTCCTAAAACAGGATACTAAGGATTTCACCCATGTAACAGTTATTATATTGTCAGTAAATAATGATAATGCTAGTAAGATCACCTAGAAGAGAGTGAATATGTGATAAAAtagtttcaaaaataaatttaaagtggaatgaaatatttaaaattctaaGTTTGATTAAGAGACAGATTTCTAGTAAatgttcaaaatctgttatgCGATAGAATGGACTTCTGAGATAATTTGTAATAGTGCGATAGACCTAAGTAAAGAGATAAGAGACAAAAAATTTCATACATATTTTATAGTGATTCTGCTTAAATCAAGTATACATCCAATTTCCTATGTATAGAGCCTACTGGTTGGATTCTACTATATAATCAATAAGATATCACactttacaaaaacaaaaaaatcacaactttaagtGTAAATACTTAGTGGTGGATTACACTAACTCGCTAAATcacttttttgatatttttctcacaattacaaaaatttaaactcATGAAAGACAAGTGTATAATCGAAGTtcactcagactttggaattctagatTTTATGCTTCATCTTTCACTTGCTTCTTATTACTTGAATACTCCTTTACTTCCAAACTAACTGTTGAATAGTATCTGGAGGAttgtcttccaatttacccattAGACATAACTGTATTGAGAATATTAGATAGtcgttgagtgacaaaaataGAATTCCCAGTTAATTCTGGTCGCCCATATAAACAGAAATttagttttcataagtagagcttctctgattagaaagttcttgtcttcaggATCCAatagtcaatcaaatctatcttgatgtacaATCTAaactagatcactagccgttatacatATTAAGCTTATGTCATATTCTGTCAAGTTGTTTCCTTTTAAACCCGCTACATTTCGAACTTATGTTTCTGAACTTGTTACGTTTTGGATCACATTCTGAACTATGTTTTGGACCCGTCACATTTTGCACTTGTTCCATCTAAAGTAGATTTTATAATTGAACCTaagtctaaatattttcatccttAAAGTCTACGTGCTCTGATTTTTTCAAGTATAATCCTTAATAATGTCCtttacatattctatcatcTCTATAGCGGCTTgtgatttttttcataattactcaatcattaaacaagttaatagctttttatttattctgtGATATCATAAGAGATTTGCTAACAAATAATTGATAAATAAAGTGGCGCATCACCTACATTCTTGGAGTGAATAAACTCAAAAACGATCTTGTGTTACAGATTCGCGATTGATGTGTTTGGGTGTTATCTATACATGATGTATCAATGTATGATTCGGGGATTGCAGCTTCAAAGGAAAACAATGTTTGCAGTTCATGAAGAATGAGATAGAGCAGAACGCGCTGTCCGACGAACAATCCTCAGTCCCCTGCTGTGTACCTTTTACTTTCTCGATTCTGACAGTGGATCCTATCCAGCGGCAAATATCAAACGTCCAATCTGAAAGTTTCAACCCCCGTTCTCTGACCGTTTATCCCGACTTGATCTTCTTTTGTCGGGATACCCACGGCCATGCCCGGATATTCCACGGCAGAAATTGGAAACTCTCGCCGCCCACGTTGGCCTACTCTTTTAGCTTGACTTGGAGGATTAGCAGTTCTGTCCTTTCCATAAGGGACAGCGACGGGGGACGTCAATCACTTGACCAGCGTTGATTTGTATCAGAACCTGTGCGGGTTTCCGAGAAGTGACATGCGAAGACTAAGCAGTCTCCGTCTCTTCCTCTCTGTCATCCAGCTGATCAAGTCTTCCATCATCTGCCAGGTCAAGCACGCAGTCCCAATGAAGACGTCTTCAGCTCCAGTCATACGAGATGTTGAAGTTATCTCCATCTGTCAAGTCGAATGGAAATTTCCACCCAAGCGACTAGGACTATCCAGACACTATATATTC harbors:
- the LOC104444599 gene encoding probable inactive purple acid phosphatase 16, translated to MTVLLSAAPLAILFLTFLLLRPHSIWPATVGSDPQVSLPARPGYPFKIALFADLHFGENAWTDWGPRQDVSSVNVMSTVLDDETPDFVVYLGDVITANNIPIANASLYWDQALSPTISRGIPFASVFGNHDDAPFEWPLEWFSAPGIPPVHCPVANSSFSGDCSFRGIQRLELMKNEIEQNAQSFSSKGPVDLWPSISNYVLPISPTNNSRSPVAYLYFLDSGGGSYPEVISNAQSEWFKTRSLEINPDSRVPELIFWHIPSKAYEKVAPSSGVPKPCVGSINKETVASQKAETGIMDILANRTSVKAVFVGHNHGLDWCCPDNKLWLCYARHTGYGGYGTWARGARIIEINQHPFSIKSWIRMENHDVHSQVDLSS